A region of the Fusobacteria bacterium ZRK30 genome:
TAGTGCTGACAGTAAAGGAAAGAAAGCAAAGAGCTTACAATAAACTATTGGCAAAAGCGGAAGAATTAGGAAAAAAGAAAAAGTTTATTAAATATGCCGAAATATATGACGAGACCATGGGATATAGGGAACACCCTAAATATATCTATGTAATAATCAATGATGCTCTGAGAAAGGTAGCCCTTGAAATAGGAGAGCAGTTTAAATATGAAGGAAGACTGAAATTCATAGATCAGATATTTGATCTGACCATAAAGCAGATAAGAGAGGCTCAAAACAATAAAGAGATGAATTTACAAGATATAATTGAAAAAAATCTGAAAATGCGAAAAAGCAGGGAACATATTAAAGAATGGCCTAAGATAATAGACAGCCGAGGGAAGGTATTCAGATATATAAGGGAATCGAAAGAGGGAGATTTAGTAGGAGATCCTATCTCGCCGGGAGTTATCCGAGGGAGAGCCAAGGTACTCAATTCTCCCTATGAAAAATCTCTGGAGAAGGGTGAAATTTTAGTTGCCAGAGCTACAGAACCAGCCTGGACCCCTATTTTTGTAAATGCATCTGGGGTAGTGATGGAAATAGGAGGGCCCCTCCAGCATGGTGCAATAATAGCTCGTGAATATGGAATTCCCTGTGTGAGTGGTATTCATAAGGCCACGGGAATTATTAAGGATGGTGATTTACTGGAAGTAGACGGATCCAGCGGGATAGTCAGGATCATAGAAGAATAATTCAAGAAAATTCCTTTCAGGGGAAATAGAGGATAAAAGATAAAAGGATTGTAGATAAGCAAAAAGGATCATAAGGAAGCTTAAAAGCTTTAAGGTGATCCTTTTTTATTATTATCCAGGTATAAAATTTATGGAATAAATAAAAAAATATAAAAATCCAGGTTATGCCTGTTTGGATACAACGTCACGTTGCTTTTTTAGTATAAAAATTACTGTATTTTAGAAGGACTTATATTACGATAAAAAAACAGTTGTAATTCAAATAATTCACCACCTAAATGAAATGATTTTAAATTTAAAATTGTTGTTGACTTTTCTTTATCGTGGTGGTAAACTAAATCTCGTTAAATATAGATATCAATATATTTATGTTGAAATATATACGAAAAGGAAAAGGATTTAGGGAGGGAAAGAGATGAAAAAGAGAGTTTTATTTTTAGGGATGATTTTATCAGTTGTAAATATTGCGAATGCAGAAACAGGAATGACTAGAGAGATAGAGGAAAGATTTGAAAAGAATGAGGCGTATGTAAAGGCTATAAGAGATAAATCTATGGAAGTTATCAAACTGGCTAATTCTAATTTAGAAGTAGGAAAAGTTAATAATAGAAATATAATTGCAGTTAATAAAGAAACTGAAGCAAATACAGATGACATTGTTGCAATAAATGAGAAAATAGCTATTCATCAAGCTGAATCTGATATAGCAATTAAACAATTAAAAGAGCAGGATGAAGCTATTTTTAAAATAGTCGGGAAAACTAGAGATGGTAATGAAGAAGGTGAAAGAGTAAATAAGATAGACGAAAATAATAAAGAAATAATTAAGAATGATATAAGAATAACAACTCTTGAAGGCCAAACAAAGTCAGTGGAAACAAATGAAGCTAATATAACAAAAAATAAAGCTAAGACTGAAGTGAATGAAACGAATATAGCAGCAAATACAGAAAAAATAGAGTATAATAGCAGAGGTATCTCTAATAACTCACAGAGGATAGGTAGTTTAGAAGGAAAGG
Encoded here:
- a CDS encoding YadA-like family protein — its product is MKKRVLFLGMILSVVNIANAETGMTREIEERFEKNEAYVKAIRDKSMEVIKLANSNLEVGKVNNRNIIAVNKETEANTDDIVAINEKIAIHQAESDIAIKQLKEQDEAIFKIVGKTRDGNEEGERVNKIDENNKEIIKNDIRITTLEGQTKSVETNEANITKNKAKTEVNETNIAANTEKIEYNSRGISNNSQRIGSLEGKVDGLETEMKKGFAMAAAMSSIDFQVLDVGDAGFGFGVGNYKNSDAVSLGVGVRPTENMTLNVKGAMSTGKGQETMVGGGAVYKFNLFGS